A DNA window from Streptomyces canus contains the following coding sequences:
- a CDS encoding prenyltransferase/squalene oxidase repeat-containing protein, which produces MNVRRSAAVLAATVAIGTAPPAVAASPSPAPSSPSGLYGSTDPTYDGVWRQSLALIALHRVDVEPADAAVDWLAGQQCANGAFPAFRADPARACDAKVMVDTNSTAAAVQALSASGEHDSAVGKAVTWLKSVQNKDGGWGYTPGGASDANSTSVVIGALKASGDDPAKALKGGKAPYDALLKLSLPCADGGAFAYQPDKKGQLTANADATAAAVVGALGQGMVSVKAGDKKNAACTDAARPTPEDAAANGAAYLAKAVAKDGHLTSALPGSENQPDYGNTADAVVALAARGGTAAATGPLRWLERNSAKWAEQSGPAAYAQLILAAKTGGADPRDFGGTDLVEQLTATGPTPAPTSAATSQDDDSDTSVWWMVGAGLAAGAGIGFLLSSRNKRKQP; this is translated from the coding sequence ATGAACGTCCGCCGCAGCGCCGCGGTCCTGGCTGCCACCGTCGCCATCGGTACGGCCCCACCCGCCGTGGCCGCCTCGCCGTCCCCGGCTCCCTCGTCCCCCTCCGGGCTGTACGGCAGCACGGATCCCACGTACGACGGGGTCTGGCGCCAGTCCCTCGCCCTGATCGCCCTGCACCGGGTGGACGTGGAGCCCGCCGACGCGGCCGTCGACTGGCTGGCCGGCCAGCAGTGCGCGAACGGCGCGTTCCCGGCGTTCCGCGCGGATCCGGCGAGGGCCTGCGACGCCAAGGTCATGGTCGACACCAACAGCACGGCCGCCGCCGTCCAGGCCCTGTCGGCGTCCGGCGAGCACGACAGCGCGGTCGGCAAGGCGGTGACCTGGCTGAAGTCCGTCCAGAACAAGGACGGCGGCTGGGGCTACACCCCCGGCGGGGCCAGCGACGCCAACTCGACGTCGGTGGTGATCGGCGCGCTGAAGGCTTCCGGCGACGACCCGGCCAAGGCTCTCAAAGGCGGCAAGGCGCCCTACGACGCCCTGTTGAAGCTGTCCCTGCCGTGCGCCGACGGAGGCGCGTTCGCCTATCAGCCGGACAAGAAGGGCCAACTCACGGCCAACGCGGACGCGACCGCGGCGGCCGTCGTCGGTGCGCTGGGCCAGGGCATGGTCTCGGTGAAGGCCGGCGACAAGAAGAACGCCGCCTGCACGGACGCGGCCCGCCCCACCCCGGAGGATGCGGCGGCCAACGGCGCCGCCTACCTGGCGAAGGCCGTCGCGAAGGACGGCCACCTGACCTCCGCCCTGCCCGGCTCCGAGAACCAGCCCGACTACGGCAACACGGCCGACGCGGTCGTGGCGCTGGCCGCGCGGGGCGGGACGGCGGCGGCCACGGGTCCGCTGCGCTGGCTGGAGCGGAACTCCGCGAAGTGGGCCGAGCAGAGCGGCCCCGCGGCCTACGCCCAGCTGATCCTCGCCGCGAAGACCGGCGGCGCCGACCCACGCGACTTCGGCGGCACGGACCTCGTGGAGCAACTGACCGCGACGGGCCCGACACCGGCGCCGACGTCGGCCGCCACGTCCCAGGACGACGACTCCGACACGTCCGTCTGGTGGATGGTCGGCGCGGGTCTCGCCGCCGGCGCGGGCATCGGCTTCCTGCTCAGCAGCCGCAACAAGAGGAAGCAGCCGTGA
- a CDS encoding SCO2322 family protein, with the protein MTRRALLLSLLAGLLLATASPAHAAGYRYWSFWDRTGSTWTYATEGPSTAVPSDGDVQGFRFAVSEDSADANTPRGTASFTAICGDTAARDGRKRVALVLDFGTASDAPSGETPPARRTECAVVPRDATTAEALATAAKPLRYHTNALLCAIAGYPETGCGEQVTGRKTGPEESGPDGGPSVGLYAGLAAIALLGAAAVWQTRRRGNAA; encoded by the coding sequence GTGACCCGGCGGGCGCTCCTGCTCTCCCTCCTGGCGGGCCTCCTCCTGGCCACCGCGAGTCCGGCCCACGCTGCCGGGTACCGCTACTGGTCCTTCTGGGACCGCACCGGCTCGACCTGGACCTACGCCACCGAGGGCCCCTCGACGGCGGTCCCCTCCGACGGCGACGTCCAGGGCTTCCGCTTCGCGGTGAGCGAGGACTCGGCGGACGCGAACACGCCCCGGGGGACGGCGTCGTTCACGGCGATCTGCGGGGACACGGCGGCGCGGGACGGCCGTAAGCGCGTGGCGTTGGTCCTCGACTTCGGTACGGCTTCGGACGCCCCGTCCGGCGAGACGCCCCCGGCCCGGCGCACCGAGTGCGCGGTGGTACCCCGCGACGCGACGACGGCGGAGGCCCTGGCGACGGCCGCCAAGCCGCTCCGCTACCACACCAACGCCCTGCTGTGCGCGATCGCGGGATATCCGGAGACGGGGTGCGGGGAGCAGGTGACGGGGAGGAAGACGGGCCCGGAGGAGAGCGGCCCGGACGGCGGCCCGTCCGTGGGCCTGTACGCGGGCCTTGCGGCGATCGCCCTGCTGGGAGCGGCGGCGGTGTGGCAAACAAGGCGGCGCGGGAATGCCGCCTAG
- a CDS encoding energy-coupling factor transporter transmembrane component T — MPPSSPVPSAPLHPGAWWLWSLSLGIAATRTTNPLLLALLITTSAYVVATCRRTTPWSRSYAAFVKLALAVLLVRLLFAITLGSPIPGTHVLVTLPELPLPDWAQGIRLGGRVTAESLVFALYDGLKLATLLICVGAANALANPHRLLKSLPGALYELGVAVVVALTFAPHLIADAQRLRSARRLRGRPDTGIRGLLQVGLPVLEGALERSVALAAAMDARGYGRTAEVPPRVRRTTTALTLGGLLGVCAGTYGLLTAEGGTYGIPVLLAGLTAALAGLRLGGRRTPRTRYRPDRWDVRSFLAAGSGAAVAAAMFLAGATDPAALHPGVVPLVAPTLPLLPAAAVLLGLLPAFLAPTPKEPSS; from the coding sequence ATGCCGCCTAGCTCACCTGTTCCCTCCGCGCCCCTGCACCCCGGCGCCTGGTGGCTGTGGTCCCTCTCCCTCGGGATCGCGGCCACCCGCACCACCAACCCCCTCCTCCTCGCCCTCCTCATCACCACCTCCGCGTACGTGGTGGCGACCTGCCGCCGGACCACTCCCTGGTCCCGCTCCTACGCCGCCTTCGTCAAACTCGCCCTGGCCGTCCTCCTGGTCCGTCTCCTCTTCGCGATCACCCTGGGCTCCCCCATACCCGGCACGCACGTGCTCGTCACCCTCCCCGAACTCCCGCTCCCCGACTGGGCGCAGGGCATCCGGCTGGGCGGCAGGGTCACCGCGGAGTCCCTCGTCTTCGCCCTCTACGACGGCCTGAAACTGGCCACCCTCCTCATCTGCGTGGGCGCGGCGAACGCCCTCGCCAACCCGCACCGCCTCCTCAAGTCCCTCCCCGGCGCCCTCTACGAACTCGGCGTCGCCGTGGTGGTGGCCCTGACCTTCGCCCCCCATCTCATCGCCGACGCCCAGCGCCTCCGCTCCGCCCGCCGCCTGCGAGGCCGCCCGGACACCGGCATCCGCGGTCTCCTCCAGGTCGGACTCCCGGTGCTGGAGGGCGCGTTGGAGCGCTCGGTCGCCCTCGCCGCGGCGATGGACGCCCGCGGCTACGGCCGTACGGCCGAGGTCCCGCCCCGAGTCCGCCGTACGACCACCGCGCTCACCCTCGGCGGCCTGCTCGGTGTCTGCGCGGGAACGTACGGACTCCTCACCGCCGAGGGCGGCACGTACGGCATCCCCGTCCTGCTCGCCGGCCTCACCGCCGCCCTCGCGGGTCTGCGGCTGGGTGGCCGCCGCACCCCGCGCACCCGTTACCGCCCGGACCGCTGGGACGTCCGGTCCTTCCTGGCCGCCGGTTCCGGCGCGGCCGTGGCGGCGGCGATGTTCCTCGCGGGCGCCACCGATCCGGCGGCCCTGCACCCCGGCGTGGTGCCGCTCGTCGCCCCCACCCTGCCTCTCCTGCCGGCCGCGGCCGTCCTGCTCGGCCTGCTGCCGGCCTTCCTCGCCCCCACGCCCAAGGAGCCGTCGTCGTGA
- a CDS encoding ABC transporter ATP-binding protein, with translation MIRFEDVSVTYDGASEPTVQGVDFEVPEGELVLLVGPSGVGKSTILGAVSGLVPHFTGGSLRGRVTVAGRDTRTHKPRELADVVGTVGQDPLSHFVTDTVEDELAYGMESLGLPPTVMRHRVEETLDLLGLAPLRDRPLATLSGGQQQRVAIGSVLTPHPRVLVLDEPTSALDPAAAEEVLAVLQRLVHDLGTTVLMAEHRLERVIQYADQVALLPARGEAPVFGTPAEMMAVSPVYPPVVDLGRLAGWSPLPLTVRDARRRAADLRDRLSGRTPVDATPTPISDVTVPHVEPAATDGETTSHGEPAATKGEPTPQSEPAADDESGTAGAGGSHGTPRRRRTFRRRATPPAPPATPHLAEVRSLSVRRARIQALNRIDLTVRPGETIALMGRNGAGKSTLLTTLVGLVEPAAGTVHVGGARPHRTTPRDLVRRVGLVPQEPRDLLYADTVAAECRAADQDAGAASGTCRALVDDLLPGVTDDTHPRDLSEGQRLTLALAVVLAARPPLLLLDEPTRGLDYAAKARLVALLRELAATGHAIMLATHDVELAAELAHRVILLAEGEVIADGPAADVITASPSFAPQVSKILAPQRWLTVTQVRKALP, from the coding sequence GTGATCCGCTTCGAGGATGTCTCCGTGACGTACGACGGGGCGTCCGAACCCACCGTCCAAGGCGTCGACTTCGAGGTGCCGGAGGGGGAACTCGTGCTGCTCGTGGGCCCGTCGGGGGTCGGCAAGTCCACGATCCTCGGCGCGGTCAGCGGGCTCGTCCCGCACTTCACCGGCGGCAGCCTGCGCGGCCGGGTCACGGTGGCCGGCCGCGACACCCGTACCCACAAGCCGCGCGAACTGGCCGACGTGGTCGGCACGGTGGGCCAGGATCCGCTGTCCCATTTCGTGACGGACACCGTGGAGGACGAACTCGCCTACGGCATGGAGTCGTTGGGTCTGCCGCCGACGGTGATGCGCCACCGGGTGGAGGAGACCCTGGACCTGCTGGGCCTGGCACCCCTGCGCGACCGCCCCCTGGCCACCCTCTCCGGGGGCCAGCAGCAACGCGTGGCGATCGGCTCGGTCCTCACCCCGCATCCCCGGGTCCTGGTCCTGGACGAACCGACGTCGGCCCTGGACCCCGCGGCGGCGGAGGAGGTCCTCGCCGTCCTCCAACGGCTGGTCCACGATCTCGGCACCACGGTCCTGATGGCCGAACACCGCCTGGAACGCGTCATCCAGTACGCCGACCAGGTCGCCCTCCTGCCCGCCCGAGGGGAAGCACCGGTCTTCGGCACCCCGGCCGAGATGATGGCCGTATCCCCGGTGTATCCGCCGGTGGTGGACCTGGGACGCCTGGCCGGCTGGTCACCCCTCCCGCTGACAGTGCGGGACGCACGCCGCAGGGCGGCAGACCTGAGAGACCGGCTGTCCGGACGCACTCCCGTGGACGCCACGCCGACGCCCATATCCGATGTGACCGTCCCGCACGTCGAACCCGCGGCCACCGACGGCGAGACCACCTCGCACGGCGAACCCGCAGCCACCAAAGGCGAACCCACCCCGCAGAGCGAACCCGCAGCCGACGACGAGAGCGGCACGGCTGGTGCGGGTGGGAGCCACGGAACGCCCCGCCGAAGGCGGACGTTCCGCAGGCGAGCCACTCCACCCGCACCCCCCGCCACCCCCCACCTCGCCGAAGTCCGCTCCCTCTCCGTCCGCCGGGCCCGTATCCAGGCCCTGAACCGCATCGACCTCACTGTCCGCCCCGGCGAGACCATCGCCCTCATGGGCCGCAACGGCGCCGGGAAGTCGACGCTCCTCACCACCCTGGTCGGCCTCGTGGAACCCGCCGCCGGAACCGTCCACGTCGGCGGCGCCCGGCCGCACCGCACCACCCCGCGGGACCTCGTCCGCCGCGTGGGCCTCGTCCCCCAGGAGCCCCGGGACCTCCTCTACGCCGACACGGTCGCCGCCGAATGCCGGGCCGCCGACCAGGACGCCGGCGCGGCATCCGGCACCTGCCGCGCACTGGTCGACGACCTCCTCCCCGGCGTGACCGACGACACCCACCCCCGCGATCTCTCCGAAGGACAGCGGCTCACCCTCGCCCTCGCCGTGGTCCTGGCCGCCCGCCCGCCCCTGCTGCTCCTCGACGAACCGACCCGCGGCCTGGACTACGCGGCGAAGGCCCGCCTCGTCGCTCTGCTGAGGGAACTCGCCGCCACCGGCCACGCGATCATGCTGGCCACCCACGATGTGGAACTCGCCGCCGAGCTCGCCCACCGGGTGATCCTGCTGGCCGAGGGCGAGGTGATCGCCGACGGCCCGGCGGCGGACGTCATCACGGCCTCCCCCTCCTTCGCCCCGCAGGTCAGCAAGATCCTCGCCCCTCAGCGGTGGCTCACGGTGACCCAGGTGAGGAAGGCCCTGCCATGA
- a CDS encoding ECF transporter S component, protein MTRAVRLGPRSLLTLALVSAVGVVAFGWPFLAPPTSRVGTHTQDAPWLFAGLLVLLVAVVAAAIAESGLGPKAVAMLGVLAATGAALRPIGAGTAGIEPMFFLMVLSGRVLGPGFGFVLGNVTMFASALLTGGVGPWMPFQMLAMGWFTMGAGLLPGPERTRGRAEVRLLAAYGFLAAFAYGTAMNMAGWPFMGALASNIAFDPHAGVPANLARFVTYCLATSLGWDLGRALVTVVLTLTLGPALLRALRRATRRAAFEAQVTFEASGR, encoded by the coding sequence ATGACCCGAGCCGTACGCCTCGGCCCCCGCTCCCTGCTCACTCTCGCCCTGGTCAGCGCCGTGGGCGTCGTCGCCTTCGGCTGGCCCTTCCTCGCCCCGCCCACCTCCCGGGTCGGCACCCACACCCAGGACGCCCCCTGGCTCTTCGCCGGACTCCTCGTCCTCCTCGTCGCGGTGGTCGCGGCGGCGATCGCGGAGTCGGGGCTGGGCCCCAAGGCCGTGGCCATGCTCGGGGTACTCGCCGCGACCGGCGCGGCACTCCGGCCGATCGGCGCGGGTACGGCCGGCATCGAGCCGATGTTCTTCCTGATGGTGCTCAGCGGCCGGGTTCTCGGCCCCGGCTTCGGCTTCGTGCTCGGCAACGTCACGATGTTCGCGTCCGCCCTGCTCACCGGCGGGGTGGGCCCGTGGATGCCGTTCCAGATGCTGGCCATGGGCTGGTTCACGATGGGCGCGGGCCTGCTGCCGGGCCCCGAGCGGACAAGGGGCCGCGCCGAGGTCCGCCTGCTCGCTGCGTACGGCTTCCTCGCCGCGTTCGCCTATGGCACCGCCATGAACATGGCCGGCTGGCCCTTCATGGGCGCCCTCGCCTCGAACATCGCCTTCGACCCGCACGCCGGCGTCCCCGCCAACCTGGCCCGTTTCGTCACGTACTGCCTGGCCACATCCCTGGGCTGGGACCTCGGCCGGGCCCTGGTGACCGTCGTCCTGACGCTCACCCTCGGTCCGGCCCTCCTCAGGGCGCTCCGCCGGGCCACCCGTCGCGCCGCCTTCGAGGCCCAGGTCACATTCGAGGCGTCCGGGCGGTGA
- a CDS encoding transglycosylase SLT domain-containing protein codes for MSVSRIARRISSPKKAITTVAMAAATAGLVLTAAPAQAATTNSPAQAKAVAHKMIPNAAQYAAFSKIVEHESGWDVDAMNSSSGAYGLVQALPGSKMAAAGSDWKTNAKTQIKWGLDYMNSRYGSPTAAWAFWQANGWY; via the coding sequence GTGTCCGTCTCCCGTATCGCCCGCCGCATCTCTTCTCCGAAGAAGGCCATCACCACCGTCGCGATGGCCGCCGCCACCGCCGGCCTGGTCCTGACCGCGGCGCCGGCTCAGGCGGCCACCACGAACTCGCCCGCCCAGGCCAAGGCCGTCGCGCACAAGATGATCCCGAACGCCGCGCAGTACGCCGCGTTCAGCAAGATCGTCGAGCACGAGAGCGGCTGGGACGTCGACGCCATGAACTCCTCCTCCGGCGCCTACGGCCTGGTCCAGGCCCTGCCCGGTTCGAAGATGGCCGCCGCCGGCTCGGACTGGAAGACCAACGCCAAGACCCAGATCAAGTGGGGCCTGGACTACATGAACTCCCGCTACGGCAGCCCGACCGCCGCCTGGGCCTTCTGGCAGGCCAACGGCTGGTACTGA
- a CDS encoding YoaK family protein, with protein sequence MSEQSSTDPKTADDPEARGLRLVVVLLGLTVVSGLIDAVSYLGLEHVFTANMTGNVVVLGFAAAGAPGFSVLHTLTSLGSFVVGAMAGGRVAVRLGGGSRRTWARLTLAAEAVLLGISAVVAFAAPGATATAYTLIAVTAFAMGLRNATVRKLGVPDLTTTVLTMTLTGLAADSRAGGGPGTRSPRRTASVIAMVTGAALGAWLVLHHGLGIPLAIAAGLVALLAVTASGRE encoded by the coding sequence ATGAGCGAACAGAGCAGCACCGACCCGAAGACGGCCGACGATCCCGAGGCGCGCGGACTGCGCCTGGTGGTTGTGCTGTTGGGGCTGACGGTGGTCAGCGGACTGATCGACGCGGTCAGCTATCTGGGCCTGGAGCATGTCTTCACCGCGAACATGACCGGCAACGTGGTCGTGCTCGGGTTCGCGGCGGCCGGGGCGCCCGGCTTCTCGGTGCTGCACACGCTGACCTCGCTGGGGTCCTTCGTCGTGGGCGCCATGGCGGGTGGCCGGGTCGCCGTACGGCTCGGCGGTGGTTCCCGGCGGACCTGGGCCCGGCTCACGCTCGCGGCCGAGGCGGTGCTGCTGGGGATCTCGGCGGTGGTCGCCTTCGCCGCGCCCGGCGCCACGGCCACCGCCTACACCCTCATCGCCGTGACCGCCTTCGCCATGGGCCTGCGCAACGCCACGGTCCGCAAGCTCGGCGTCCCTGACCTGACCACGACCGTGCTGACCATGACGCTGACCGGCCTCGCCGCCGACTCCCGGGCCGGCGGCGGCCCCGGCACCCGCTCCCCCCGCCGTACGGCATCCGTGATCGCGATGGTCACCGGGGCCGCGCTCGGCGCGTGGCTGGTGCTCCACCACGGCCTCGGGATTCCGCTGGCGATCGCGGCGGGGCTGGTGGCCCTGCTGGCGGTGACCGCCTCGGGGCGCGAGTGA
- a CDS encoding alpha/beta fold hydrolase, giving the protein MPYITVGDENSAPIELYYEDHGTGQPVVLIHGYPLDGHSWEKQVPVLLEAGHRVITYDRRGFGRSSQPTTGYDYDTFAADLDKVLTSLDLTDAVLVGFSMGTGEVGRYLGTYGSGRVAKAVFLASLEPFLLKTDDNPAGVDQAVFDGILDAVTKDRYAYFDAFYQDFYNLDETLGSRISEAAVRNSWNVAAGASAHASVACVPTWITDFRADVAKIDVPSLIVHGTGDRILPIDSTGRPFHALLPSAEYVEIEGAPHGLLWTYAEEVNAALLDFLAK; this is encoded by the coding sequence ATGCCGTACATCACCGTTGGCGACGAGAACAGCGCGCCGATCGAGCTCTACTACGAGGACCACGGCACCGGACAGCCGGTCGTCCTGATCCACGGCTACCCGCTCGACGGCCACTCCTGGGAGAAGCAGGTCCCGGTCCTGCTGGAGGCCGGCCACCGCGTCATCACCTACGACCGCCGCGGCTTCGGCCGTTCCTCGCAGCCGACCACAGGCTACGACTACGACACCTTCGCCGCCGATCTCGACAAGGTGCTCACCAGCCTGGACCTCACCGACGCGGTTCTCGTCGGCTTCTCGATGGGCACCGGTGAGGTGGGCCGCTACCTGGGCACGTACGGTTCGGGGCGGGTCGCGAAGGCCGTCTTCCTGGCCTCGCTCGAGCCCTTCCTGCTGAAGACCGACGACAACCCGGCCGGCGTGGACCAGGCGGTGTTCGACGGGATCCTGGACGCGGTCACCAAGGACCGGTACGCCTACTTCGACGCGTTCTACCAGGACTTCTACAACCTGGACGAGACGCTGGGCAGCCGGATCAGCGAGGCGGCCGTGCGCAACAGCTGGAACGTGGCCGCGGGGGCCTCGGCGCACGCCTCGGTGGCCTGCGTACCGACCTGGATCACCGACTTCCGGGCCGACGTGGCGAAGATCGACGTACCGTCGCTGATCGTGCACGGCACCGGTGACCGCATCCTGCCGATCGACTCGACCGGGCGGCCCTTCCACGCGCTGCTGCCCTCCGCCGAGTACGTCGAGATCGAGGGCGCGCCGCACGGTCTGCTGTGGACGTACGCGGAGGAGGTCAACGCGGCACTGCTGGACTTCCTGGCCAAGTAG
- a CDS encoding XRE family transcriptional regulator, with product MTSHAPEPPQPEAPPGGTAFGVMLRSLRRTARLTLEDLSGASGVSVRALGDLERGRSRGPQRRTVDALAAALRLDTEQRERLQRLADTGRERGGPPTPPYLLRTVPDFTGREHELAELQALATGTRTRAAVLFGPGGQGKTTLAAEAVRRLTDSFPDGSVCVQLHGMSDSPLPAAEALVLLLVALGHPPDRIPVDPVARESVYRAMLATRRALVVLDDAADETQTRSLLPDAEGSFVLVTSRRPLAGLEGVRRIRLGGLSGRESATLLERILGAPRTDGQSEAITRLTELCGHLPLALRIVGNRLSSRPSWTPARLVSHLADEERRLSGLVAGDLAVRGALALSYGQLTEPHRLLLRRLSLIPGHDTGPDLAAVLTGEDPLTTGDVLDLLVDRGLLEETAPGRYALHDLVRLFARERLDGEEPESVAREVQLRMADWLLRSASAAGRIFEAPGAPEPWAGEPAASTPESAADAEEWLIAERSNWAGALPLMYAAGRHAEILHTSRTLYWFSDRWTQWPEWRTLFSYGARSAAAVGDRAAEAHQLNCLAWAHGVGANQYERAEQLARKALELAIETSDEGQQAWAWSYITGACLSLERPTEAAEAAAKAIRLFEAVGDTAGKAVSQRVLGKALRESGRAEEALALHRALLDTSAGDVPGLNEFVQALLRHEIANDLLALERWPEAVAAYRPVTTPPARGDLDRFRARALTGLATALRHCGELSEAREHLTRAHELFAAADDTVSAAETAAAIERLG from the coding sequence ATGACCAGTCATGCACCTGAACCACCGCAGCCCGAGGCTCCCCCCGGTGGCACCGCCTTCGGCGTGATGCTGCGCTCCCTGCGCCGGACCGCCCGGCTCACCCTGGAGGACCTGTCCGGGGCGTCCGGGGTCAGCGTCCGCGCGCTCGGTGACCTGGAGCGCGGCCGCAGCCGGGGGCCCCAGCGACGTACGGTCGACGCGCTCGCCGCCGCCCTCCGGCTCGACACCGAGCAGCGCGAGCGCCTCCAGCGGCTCGCCGACACCGGCCGGGAACGCGGGGGCCCGCCGACCCCGCCGTATCTCCTGCGCACCGTCCCGGACTTCACCGGACGGGAACACGAGCTGGCGGAGCTGCAGGCCCTCGCCACCGGCACGCGCACGCGTGCGGCGGTGCTCTTCGGGCCCGGCGGGCAGGGCAAGACCACCCTGGCCGCGGAAGCCGTACGACGGCTGACCGACTCCTTCCCGGACGGCAGCGTCTGCGTCCAGCTGCACGGCATGAGCGACTCCCCGCTGCCGGCCGCCGAGGCGCTGGTCCTCCTGCTCGTGGCACTCGGCCACCCGCCTGACCGGATCCCGGTCGACCCGGTGGCCCGGGAGTCCGTCTACCGGGCCATGCTCGCGACCCGGCGGGCGCTGGTCGTCCTCGACGACGCGGCCGACGAGACCCAGACCAGGTCGCTGCTGCCGGACGCCGAGGGCAGCTTCGTGCTGGTCACCAGCAGACGACCGCTGGCCGGACTCGAAGGCGTACGGCGGATCAGGCTCGGCGGGCTCAGCGGCAGGGAGTCGGCGACCCTCCTGGAGCGGATCCTCGGCGCCCCGCGCACCGACGGACAGTCCGAGGCGATCACCCGGCTGACCGAGCTGTGCGGACACCTCCCGCTGGCCCTGCGCATCGTCGGCAACCGCCTCTCCAGCCGCCCGAGCTGGACGCCGGCCCGCCTGGTGAGCCACCTCGCGGACGAGGAACGCCGGTTGAGCGGCCTGGTCGCGGGCGACCTCGCCGTACGCGGGGCTCTCGCCCTCTCCTACGGCCAACTCACCGAACCGCACCGGCTCTTGCTGCGCCGGCTCTCGCTCATCCCCGGCCATGACACCGGGCCCGACCTCGCCGCCGTCCTGACCGGCGAGGACCCGCTCACCACCGGGGACGTTCTCGACCTCCTGGTCGACCGGGGTCTGTTGGAGGAGACCGCACCCGGCCGGTACGCCCTCCATGATCTCGTACGGCTCTTCGCGCGCGAGCGACTCGACGGCGAGGAGCCCGAGTCGGTGGCCCGGGAGGTCCAACTGCGCATGGCGGACTGGTTGTTGCGCTCGGCCTCGGCGGCCGGCCGGATATTCGAGGCGCCGGGCGCGCCGGAGCCGTGGGCGGGCGAACCCGCCGCCTCCACCCCGGAGTCCGCCGCGGACGCGGAGGAATGGCTCATCGCCGAACGCTCCAACTGGGCAGGTGCCCTGCCCCTGATGTACGCGGCGGGCCGGCACGCGGAGATCCTCCACACCTCGCGCACCCTGTACTGGTTCTCCGACCGCTGGACCCAGTGGCCCGAGTGGCGGACCCTCTTCTCGTACGGCGCCCGGTCCGCGGCCGCCGTCGGGGACCGGGCGGCCGAGGCCCACCAGCTCAACTGCCTCGCCTGGGCCCACGGGGTCGGCGCGAACCAGTACGAACGGGCCGAACAACTCGCCCGCAAGGCGCTGGAGTTGGCGATCGAGACCAGCGATGAGGGCCAGCAGGCCTGGGCGTGGTCGTACATCACCGGGGCCTGTCTGAGCCTGGAGCGGCCCACGGAGGCCGCGGAGGCCGCCGCGAAGGCCATCCGGCTCTTCGAGGCCGTCGGCGACACCGCCGGGAAGGCGGTCTCCCAGCGGGTCCTCGGCAAGGCGCTGCGCGAATCCGGCCGTGCCGAGGAGGCGCTGGCCCTTCACCGGGCCCTGCTCGACACCTCCGCCGGGGATGTTCCCGGCCTGAACGAGTTCGTCCAGGCCCTTCTCCGCCACGAGATCGCGAATGATCTGCTGGCCCTCGAACGATGGCCGGAGGCGGTGGCGGCCTACCGGCCGGTCACCACACCCCCCGCCCGCGGCGACCTCGACCGCTTCCGGGCCCGGGCACTCACCGGTCTCGCCACGGCCCTGCGCCACTGCGGCGAACTCTCCGAGGCCCGCGAACACCTCACCCGGGCACACGAACTGTTCGCGGCGGCCGACGACACGGTGTCGGCGGCGGAGACGGCAGCGGCGATCGAACGCCTCGGGTAG
- a CDS encoding pyridoxamine 5'-phosphate oxidase family protein, producing MRPTAENARGIVDASRYLVLATADAEGRPWSTPVYFAHVGCREFFWVSSPEAVHSRNVAVRPEVGIAVFDSSVEIGTGQGVYMPAVAAELVEGAAATSALEVFSRRSLGHGGRVWTLDDVRGDSGMRIYRAVAEAHSMLAKDGRPDHRVAVDPG from the coding sequence ATGCGGCCCACGGCGGAGAACGCACGCGGGATCGTCGACGCGAGCCGGTACCTGGTGCTGGCCACGGCGGACGCGGAGGGGCGGCCCTGGAGTACGCCGGTCTACTTCGCGCATGTGGGGTGCCGGGAGTTCTTCTGGGTGTCCTCGCCGGAGGCGGTTCATTCGCGGAACGTCGCGGTGCGGCCCGAGGTGGGGATCGCGGTCTTCGACTCGTCGGTGGAGATCGGCACCGGGCAGGGTGTGTACATGCCCGCCGTCGCGGCCGAGCTCGTGGAGGGGGCGGCGGCAACGAGCGCGCTGGAGGTCTTCTCCCGGCGGTCGCTGGGGCACGGCGGGCGGGTCTGGACCCTCGACGACGTACGGGGCGACTCCGGGATGCGGATCTACCGGGCGGTGGCCGAGGCGCACTCGATGCTGGCGAAGGACGGGCGCCCGGATCACCGAGTGGCGGTCGATCCGGGCTGA